In Haematobia irritans isolate KBUSLIRL chromosome 1, ASM5000362v1, whole genome shotgun sequence, a genomic segment contains:
- the P5cr gene encoding pyrroline 5-carboyxlate reductase, translating to MAKLDEKIGFIGGGNMAFAIGSGLISRGIVKSGQVYVSGPNLENLQRWRDIGVTTSDDNNETLDKSDIIFICVKPHILAPCAIHLRNNHVRTLKDKDKLFVSVLAGVNINDLEENFSFIDGLKMIRTMPNTPMQVGEGCTVYTPGSYVVQQDLEKVHLMLNSLGIAQQVPESMIDAATGVSGCGPAFVYTIIEAMADGAVKNGVPRQMALQFATQTILGAAKTVLVTGKHPAVLRDEVCSPGGATIVGVHELEKGNLRSTIINAVEKSSQRSAELGRKGK from the exons ATGGCAAAATTGGatgaaaaaattggattcaTTGGAGGTGGTAATATGGCATTTGCCATTGGTTCTGGTCTTATAAGTCGAGGCATTGTAAAAAGCGGGCAAGTTTATGTCTCAGGACCAAATTTGGAGAATTTACAACGTTGGCGTGATATTGGAGTCACAACTTCTGATGATAATAACGAAACTCTTGATAAATCGGATATAATATTCATTTGTGTTAAACCCCATATATTAGCTCCATGTGCTATACATCTTCGTAATAATCATGTACGCACTCTCAAAGATAAAGATAAACTTTTTGTCTCCGTATTGGCTGGGGTAAATATAAATGATCTAGAAGAG AACTTTTCCTTTATCGATGGCCTTAAAATGATACGCACAATGCCCAACACGCCCATGCAAGTGGGCGAAGGTTGCACTGTATATACACCAGGTTCCTATGTAGTTCAACAGGATTTGGAAAAGGTTCATTTGATGTTGAATTCTTTAGGCATTGCCCAACAAGTACCCGAATCTATGATTGATGCCGCCACTGGCGTTAGTGGCTGCGGGCCTGCATTCGTATATACCATTATTGAAGCTATGGCCGATGGGGCCGTTAAAAATGGTGTCCCCCGACAAATGGCTTTGCAATTTGCAACACAAACCATATTGGGAGCAGCCAAAACTGTCTTAGTTACCGGCAAGCATCCTGCGGTCCTTCGAGATGAGGTTTGTTCCCCTGGAGGGGCTACAATTGTGGGTGTCCATGAGTTAGAAAAAGGCAATTTAAG ATCCACCATTATTAATGCCGTGGAAAAATCATCCCAAAGATCTGCAGAATTAGGTCGCAAGGGCAAATAA
- the LOC142220361 gene encoding coiled-coil domain-containing protein 124 codes for MPKKMGMNSKAVEARERKAAVKQATQSKLAKEAEDRLWQDDDKGLARKQQKREEEERKRAEAAKRKAEAKALLDKEMDSIKTQGKQPLAKINRQQVLEEMEKKQRALEAMSAAKQTNNRVVVQTNYIEENLNRSMADVEVASTVDEALAVLSVKDEEEDKHPEKRMRAAYKAFEAANMPRIKAENPSMRLSQWKQILMKEWNKSPDNPFNQGR; via the exons ATGCCTAAAAAGATGGGTATGAATAGCAAAGCCGTGGAGGCACGAGAAAGAAAAGCTGCAGTTAAGCAAGCGACTCAGTCGAAACTTGCCAAAGAAGCTGAAGATCGTCTGTGGCAAGATGATGATAAAGGCCTGGCTCGCAAGCAGCAAAAACGTGAGGAAGAAGAAAGGAAACGAGCAGAAGCGGCAAAGAGAAAAGCTGAAGCAAAGGCTTTATTGGACAAAGAAATGGATTCCATAAAAACTCAAGGCAAACAGCCATTGGCCAAAATTAATCGTCAACAGGTTCTGGAAGAGATGGAAAAGAAACAAAGGGCTTTGGAAGCAATGAGTGCGGCCAAACAAACTAATAATCGTGTAGTAGTACAGACGAATTACATTGAGGAGAATCTGAATAGATCAATGGCCGATGTGGAGGTGGCTTCGACAGTGGATGAAGCTTTGGCTGTGTTAAG TGTAAAGGATGAAGAGGAAGACAAACATCCCGAAAAACGTATGAGAGCTGCATATAAGGCCTTCGAAGCAGCCAATATGCCTCGCATCAAAGCTGAAAATCCATCTATGCGCCTATCCCAATGGAAGCAAATACTAATGAAAGAATGGAACAAATCTCCCGACAATCCCTTCAATCAAGGACGCTGA
- the Prp18 gene encoding pre-mRNA processing factor 18, with translation MDIIKAEIARKRKLLEEKQLVDDKKKYFKRGDLIAKNNEEILQKQGIKKPENNETDLNSHEGYKFTEEGQNILPRNEVIRRLRERGEPITLFGETESMAFARLRQCEISQPEANRGFRNDFQEAMEQVDQAYLQEMFANTTSSKEEKKNEFPELDESVDWESIKEMSQKMGRNNKEYDMDVIMTLLTYILKLWNDQIAGYSKHEKMSTKVKMARVIYTQTKEYVKPLFRKLKNRSLSDDILESLTDICKHLLNRNYIHASDAYLEMAIGNAPWPIGVTMVGIHARTGREKIFSKNVAHVMNDETQRKYIQGLKRLMTKCQECFPTDPSKCVEYVSKKDRE, from the coding sequence ATGGATATTATCAAGGCGGAAATAGCAAGGAAACGCAAGTTATTGGAAGAAAAACAGTTAGTGGACGataaaaagaagtatttcaaaaGAGGAGACTTGATAGCTAAGAATAACGAAGAAATTCTTCAGAAGCAGGGCATTAAGAAACCAGAGAATAATGAAACCGATCTGAATTCCCATGAGGGTTACAAATTCACGGAGGAAGGACAGAACATCTTACCCCGGAATGAAGTTATACGTCGATTAAGAGAACGAGGTGAACCTATAACATTGTTTGGTGAAACGGAATCAATGGCTTTTGCCCGTTTAAGACAGTGTGAAATTTCACAACCGGAAGCTAATCGAGGTTTTCGCAATGACTTCCAAGAAGCCATGGAGCAAGTTGATCAAGCCTACCTTcaggaaatgtttgccaatACCACTTCGTCAAAGGAGGAAAAGAAAAATGAATTTCCCGAACTGGATGAGTCAGTTGATTGGGAGAGTATTAAAGAGATGTCCCAAAAAATGGGACGCAACAATAAAGAGTATGACATGGATGTGATAATGACCCTGCTAACCTACATACTCAAGTTGTGGAATGATCAAATTGCAGGATACTCTAAACACGAGAAGATGTCAACCAAAGTGAAAATGGCTCGCGTTATCTACACCCAAACGAAGGAGTAtgtgaaaccattatttcgaaaattaaaaaatcgttCACTGTCCGATGATATATTGGAAAGCCTAACGGATATCTGCAAACACCTGCTTAATCGTAATTACATACATGCCAGTGATGCATATTTGGAAATGGCAATTGGCAATGCTCCATGGCCTATTGGTGTCACTATGGTTGGTATTCATGCACGTACAGGACGtgaaaagattttctcaaaGAATGTTGCACATGTTATGAATGATGAGACACAGCGCAAGTATATTCAAGGTTTGAAACGTCTTATGACGAAATGTCAAGAGTGTTTTCCAACCGATCCTTCAAAGTGTGTTGAATATGTAAGCAAAAAAGATAGAGAATAA